The following are encoded together in the Chiloscyllium plagiosum isolate BGI_BamShark_2017 chromosome 46, ASM401019v2, whole genome shotgun sequence genome:
- the LOC122544066 gene encoding serine protease FAM111A-like — protein MPRTQRRKPKTLSALGKETICTFLKRNDENPPTAPVGKKGFGAERRSPFTEWNHSNSAGKMPQATPGKGTENCEEDRLKEFTFNFQSNRNSTEHVVRGKLDESVQSALMSSTPFQKEQEKSEGKTFHLIGKRELMGAINLGMPCKCLPEKTHFEVVFYRVKGKVGYRDEVSTGKQCVVFRVRSTGKTGGKLRTGSKPIIKDRGLREDGHDLCVYAFEGETIREALCKDGRFSPVIAQNVWSLVYEHRCLQFTLAVDDLRDKCFGVQVSNETYAAGKENGENTDHAGPEEKQGQGNAPGEQEVLKWELRKQVDEYLEKEKGEKHSSKNWNLLKREFGKIAVDGVSVTVHEMLVRLSASVGFVKWDNNGNKGTASCFYLGNKYILTCFHVVQMAVGDGVPDNEWKTIIEKAMTISFDYKEKHQPTWGWYNIEPWFEVHNRDLDYVVLRLKIPNDDQSELPPGVLRTANPPPWNGVVYIIGHPKGVPKSTDTCTVIPIPQRNIQYYMQVFTKYSFKEIQNSDTITYNTCFFHGASGSPVFDSSGKLVGMHAAGYQYPIGIRRNSVIEYGPTIEAILNDMRARHPGSDFISQIQDDGNIPCKDQGEVPMDIQ, from the exons ATGCCTCGGACACAACGCAGGAAACCCAAAACCCTTTCGGCACTGGGAAAGGAGACCATCTGTACCTTTCTGAAG AGAAATGATGAAAACCCACCAACCGCTCCAGTTGGGAAGAAAGGGTTTGGTGCTGAGAGGAGGAGCCCTTTCACTGAATGGAACCATTCCAACAGTGCAGGAAAAATGCCGCAGGCAACCCCGGGTAAGGGGACCGAGAACTGTGAAGAAGACCGACTCAAAGAATTCACATTCAACTTCCAGAGTAACAGGAACAGCACCGAGCATGTGGTGAGGGGGAAACTGGATGAAAGCGTTCAATCTGCTCTCATGTCTTCTACGCCTTTCCAGAAGGAACAAGAGAAAAGCGAGGGCAAGACATTCCATTTAATCGGGAAAAGGGAATTAATGGGTGCCATCAATCTAGGAATGCCGTGTAAATGTCTGCCGGAGAAGACCCATTTTGAAGTGGTATTTTACCGGGTTAAAGGCAAGGTCGGCTATCGGGATGAGGTCTCTACAGGCAAGCAATGTGTTGTGTTCCGTGTCCGAAGCACTGGAAAGACAGGTGGCAAACTGCGGACAGGTTCAAAGCCTATCATCAAGGACAGGGGTCTGCGAGAGGACGGACATGACCTGTGCGTTTACGCCTTTGAAGGTGAGACCATTCGCGAGGCTCTGTGCAAGGATGGGAGGTTCTCGCCAGTTATTGCTCAGAACGTGTGGAGCCTGGTGTACGAGCACAGATGTCTGCAGTTCACCCTCGCCGTCGATGACCTCCGCGATAAATGCTTCGGCGTTCAGGTCAGCAACGAAACGTATGCGGCGGGAAAGGAGAATGGTGAGAATACTGACCACGCCGGCCCCGAGGAGAAACAGGGGCAGGGCAACGCACCaggagaacaggaggtgctgaaGTGGGAGCTGAGGAAGCAGGTTGATGAAtatctggaaaaggagaaaggaGAGAAGCATTCCAGTAAAAACTGGAATCTACTCAAGAGAGAATTTGGGAAGATCGCAGTTGATGGGGTTTCCGTCACAGTCCATGAAATGCTGGTGCGATTGAGTGCATCTGTTGGATTTGTCAAATGGGATAACAATGGGAATAAAGGCACTGCCTCTTGCTTCTACCTTGGAAACAAATATATCCTGACGTGTTTCCACGTAGTGCAGATGGCTGTAGGAGATGGCGTGCCTGACAATGAGTGGAAGACCATAATAGAGAAGGCCATGACCATCAGCTTTGACTACAAGGAGAAGCACCAGCCTACCTGGGGCTGGTATAACATTGAACCGTGGTTTGAGGTGCATAACCGAGACCTTGACTACGTGGTGCTGAGATTGAAGATCCCCAATGATGACCAATCAGAACTACCTCCGGGTGTGTTGCGCACTGCAAACCCCCCTCCCTGGAATGGAGTGGTCTACATTATAGGCCATCCTAAAGGTGTTCCCAAATCCACTGACACTTGTACGGTTATCCCTATTCCACAGCGAAATATCCAATATTACATGCAGGTTTTCACAAAGTACAGTTTCAAAGAAATCCAAAATTCAGACACGATCACCTACAACACCTGCTTCTTTCACGGGGCCTCTGGATCTCCTGTGTTCGATTCCTCTGGGAAGCTAGTGGGAATGCATGCTGCTGGATATCAGTATCCAATCGGCATCAGGAGGAACAGCGTGATCGAATATGGTCCAACCATTGAAGCCATTCTCAATGACATGAGGGCTCGTCATCCAGGGTCTGACTTCATTTCCCAAATCCAGGATGACGGGAACATTCCGTGCAAAGACCAAGGAGAGGTTCCAATGGACATCCAGTAA
- the LOC122544067 gene encoding centromere protein Q-like isoform X2 — protein sequence MVSKFLSVVGAAPIQERTKLKPQNQPRLENQQRHWRAKTMKPRKKASENEQPATKKRKTAGNSSQMNPKQKVGKVPNVNTARWKPLPQSTRDYIAAAIDIAIYNALPLKGSKMEASQEHLSQLKHRFLDRCSSLKVPVSKLKDLRNVQRSCVSKEEYLKEDEVSLRVLQDELDKILKTMEQNSEDVDKLQNEISTLRAFLDETENEQFQNVGVGVLNLPELPEASFQQTTLQEKLMAIGNQVSLRQDLQIIQHCPAMQNLLTFLEHAHAEAENVSPIGH from the exons atggtgtcgaagttcttgagtgttgttggagctgcacccatccag GAACGAACCAAATTGAAACCCCAGAACCAACCACGGCTGGAAAACCAGCAGAGACACTGGAGAGCCAAGACCATGAAGCCGAGGAAGAAAGCATCTGAG AATGAACAGCCTGCCACAAAGAAGAGAAAAACCGCAGGCAATTCCAGTCAGATGA ATCCCAAACAGAAGGTGGGGAAGGTGCCCAATGTGAACACTGCTCGATGGAAACCACTACCCCAGAGTACGAGAGACTACATCGCTGCAGCAATCGACATTGCTATATA CAATGCGCTACCACTGAAGGGTTCCAAGATGGAGGCCAGTCAGGAACATCTGAGCCAGTTAAAGCACAG ATTTCTGGATCGATGTTCCTCCCTCAAAGTACCTGTGAGCAAATTGAAAGATTTGAGAAATGTCCAGAGGTCCTGTGTGTCCAAGGAAGAATACCTGAAGGAGGATGAAGTCTCCCTGCGAGTCTTGCAG GATGAGTTGGATAAGATCCTCAAGACCATGGAGCAGAACAGCGAGGACGTGGACAAGCTGCAGAATGAGATCAGTACTCTGAGAGCATTTCTGGACGAGACAGAAAACGAGCAGTTCCAG AATGTGGGTGTTGGAGTTCTAAACCTCCCGGAGCTCCCTGAAGCCAGTTTCCAGCAAACCACTCTTCAG GAGAAGCTGATGGCCATCGGAAATCAAGTCTCACTCCGCCAGGACCTTCAGATTATTCAGCATTGCCCTGCCATGCAAAACCTGTTGACCTTCCTCGAACACGCCCATGCAGAAGCTGAAAACGTCTCTCCTATTGGCCACTGA
- the LOC122544067 gene encoding centromere protein Q-like isoform X1, which yields MTALKPVKSNCFKGECKERTKLKPQNQPRLENQQRHWRAKTMKPRKKASENEQPATKKRKTAGNSSQMNPKQKVGKVPNVNTARWKPLPQSTRDYIAAAIDIAIYNALPLKGSKMEASQEHLSQLKHRFLDRCSSLKVPVSKLKDLRNVQRSCVSKEEYLKEDEVSLRVLQDELDKILKTMEQNSEDVDKLQNEISTLRAFLDETENEQFQNVGVGVLNLPELPEASFQQTTLQEKLMAIGNQVSLRQDLQIIQHCPAMQNLLTFLEHAHAEAENVSPIGH from the exons GAACGAACCAAATTGAAACCCCAGAACCAACCACGGCTGGAAAACCAGCAGAGACACTGGAGAGCCAAGACCATGAAGCCGAGGAAGAAAGCATCTGAG AATGAACAGCCTGCCACAAAGAAGAGAAAAACCGCAGGCAATTCCAGTCAGATGA ATCCCAAACAGAAGGTGGGGAAGGTGCCCAATGTGAACACTGCTCGATGGAAACCACTACCCCAGAGTACGAGAGACTACATCGCTGCAGCAATCGACATTGCTATATA CAATGCGCTACCACTGAAGGGTTCCAAGATGGAGGCCAGTCAGGAACATCTGAGCCAGTTAAAGCACAG ATTTCTGGATCGATGTTCCTCCCTCAAAGTACCTGTGAGCAAATTGAAAGATTTGAGAAATGTCCAGAGGTCCTGTGTGTCCAAGGAAGAATACCTGAAGGAGGATGAAGTCTCCCTGCGAGTCTTGCAG GATGAGTTGGATAAGATCCTCAAGACCATGGAGCAGAACAGCGAGGACGTGGACAAGCTGCAGAATGAGATCAGTACTCTGAGAGCATTTCTGGACGAGACAGAAAACGAGCAGTTCCAG AATGTGGGTGTTGGAGTTCTAAACCTCCCGGAGCTCCCTGAAGCCAGTTTCCAGCAAACCACTCTTCAG GAGAAGCTGATGGCCATCGGAAATCAAGTCTCACTCCGCCAGGACCTTCAGATTATTCAGCATTGCCCTGCCATGCAAAACCTGTTGACCTTCCTCGAACACGCCCATGCAGAAGCTGAAAACGTCTCTCCTATTGGCCACTGA